The window TCTGTCCCTTTAAATATACTGaagtcattgagaaagtaaagcTACAAAAACATTACAATCTTTAGTTTATACATACTTCCCTATACTGTAGGAGCTAGTCAAGAAACAGGATCAATTCATTGGCTCTCTTGTGCTTTGACACAGTAGAACATTTCATCTTGCAACTTACAGACTTTGTACATGGTTACATCAAGAAAGCAGGCAGGTCTAGAGTTGTCACAATAGCCTAGATATTCCATAGCACCAGGTGAAACTGTGCCCAGCCATTTCATGAGCAGGAGAGACACTAGACAATTACACAGATATTGTGCTAAAGGTCAACAACTGACTCTATACAAAAACATCAGTAATTTAAGTGTCATGCAGCTGCTCAGAATGCGTGTTCTGGTTTCAGATAGAGACCACTGGTATCTGTagatagaaaaatgtatttgaacaAAGTCTGATGTTCTTAGCAATTTGTTTTCATGCTGGAATACTCCAATATTTGAAAGCTTGACAGAACAGTCCATTCCCATCCCCCACACAAATGTTAAACAGAAGCAACAAAATGATTTTAAACAGTTGACTCTTTCCTAATTCATCAtgagagttttctttttcaagtgacAGAATAAGATCTCAGCTGTAGATTAGTGATGCTGATCTATGCCTTGTGCTCCCCTCTGCAAAGTTTCCATTTCTCTGCTTACATACACACATCACATGCATTTGTGAGATAAATCAGTATCCCACAACTCACGCTTAAATGTTTTCTAACTACTGTATGTGGCATCTTACAGAATCTTAATGCTGTCGAGCATCAGCATCTTCAAGCCACTAAACACTAGAAATAAAACACTTGCTGAAAATCATATAAAAACCTGGCCCTGAAAAACCAGAACAGAGTGTACCATCATAGTTAACAtggtagagattttttttttttaaaaagcccccCCACAACCCTCCCGCCATAGATggttgtaaaataaatatttgtgctgACTTTATCATGACAACTCTAGTTGTTTTGTGACAGAATAGGAATACAAGTCTTCAGCAGTGCACATGATAAATGAACCGTGAAAAGGCAGATTCTTGATACAGGATTTTTGGGTAATATCTCATTATGGAGGGAAGTGGACAATTGAGATTATGGCCAACTGGTACTGGAGATTCCAGGAAGACTTCAGCTTCTTCTAGATTTTGAATGCTGAATAAGCCACTGAAGCGTGATatctgaagggagagagagaagagaaggtcCATATTCAAGTGTCTATCTGTATTTGTATAACCAGCATCACTTTGGTATGCCAGTGTCCTCAAATACATGACAGGAATATCCAGCCCTTCGCTAGGGGATGGTCCAAAACAGatcaacagaataattttttggCATACTTGCTGTCTGTGCTTTGGTCCTAGAACTGCCCAGCATCCTTTAGGTAACATTTAAAGGAACTGCCAAGACATCCTGGTTCCTCAGTCAACGACACTTGTAGAAAAAAGACTTCCTTTAATCTGATGCTTTGGTATGGCTCACATAATTAGTTTTAGATCAATCAACATTGCTCTATTTTGCCCATCTGCCTCTCCTCACCTGATGAGAGCAAAGTTAGTTTAGCTCTACAGTACAAGGCATCAAGCTCCTTCATGCCTGAaagagggtctcctaaggaagCGAAATGCACTGGCGTCATACCAGCCCAATGCCTCTGGCAGCACCCTCCCTACAGCATCAGCAATGCTCAGCTGTGCGCCTTGTGCGGGGATATGACAGAAGGGAGTATCTGCTTCTCCTATCTGCCATGTTTGAGTCTTTAACTGATGGTAAGGTGACAGGGGCTTCTTGGAGAAGCCGCCAGAAGAGTTCCACAGGCtgttcatttttcctgaaaagaagtTGAGTCCTTCATACGAAGGAGTTCCATTACCCTCTATAGCATGTTCCTGTGACCACCAGCCTAAAGTTTCCCCTCATCAGTAAACTCACATTAGCCTGCCAATCAACCAGTGTTAATCTCATGGCAGCCACAAGAAGGTATCAGGAGAAGGATGGCAAGTGGTgttaaatactgtgttttcatCCAGTTGAGATTACTCAGTTTACTTACAATACTAGCGTCAGGTACTTGGTACTACACAGCACCATGGTTTCTGCCTTTGAACTACAGAAATTCTAGAACAATTTATGTCAACACCAGAAAAATTTACTGTTTGGCTGCATGGAATAGTCACTAGCACAGGACACAACATGGACCACTTTGATAAGAGAGTACGGGAAGATGGTTATTTCAAGGGAATGACTGTTGCAAGTACTTGCTAGCCTCATGAAGTGAGGCCCAGTTGAGAGTACCCAATAGAAGAATAAAATCATTTAAGCCAAGCTAGAAGTGAGACTATTTGCTGAGAACTACTTAAAGGCAGCAGGTTTCACAGGAGACTAACATATGTTTCAATAACTACAACCCCTACAACTTTAATACCAGTCAAGCTTGCTCACTGCCATCAGAAGTTATACCAAATTTAGCCAGTGCACTTACACGTTGTTCTTTGATTTGTTCAAACCAGGAAGCTTGTGTTTAACAAGTTACAATCCCCCAATCCATCCTTCATAATGCTTAGCATTTTAGGTTAATAGTTACCTATATTATCTTTCTCTTTGCAAGAAATTGAGTAGCAGCAGATTTCTCTGTCCTGAATAGCAGCAAGGTTCCTACgaaagagagaaaatttcaaCATACACTTTACTTATAACAAGGACTCTTATACTGAGAATCTAAACTGTTCCCCTTCATCTTCTCCACATAACTTGTTTCTGCACAATGTTTCAGCTACCTCCTGTTGCTGGGTTTTCTACTTACAAATGCAAGCTTCTTGATCTAACAACACTATGTACACAAAATTCATTTATTGAGTTCAAGTAGCCTTTCTTAGGAAGGGTTAGACTTACATCTTTTCAATTAGCTGTTTCTCATCCAAAGCATTAGGCAGGTCTCTCTTATTTCCAAGTACTAGAACCTGAAATCCAGAGCAGAAGGAAATAGttgcagctttcattttttcaggaaaaaacacaaacaaaagcaaaacacaaaaatataaccataccataaaaacaaaaaaacccacaaacaccaaACTTCAAGGGAGTCCGACAAACAGTCTGCACTAGGCTATTAAATCTAATGGAATGAGACATTCACTATTAAACCAGATCAAGGAGGAAGACTGATGTAGTCACAGGTAAAGAGGGGTAAAAGTAAACTGTTATGCGCAAAAATCACGCATGAGGACGCAtcagctgataaaactgagaacaATCCCAGTAGACTTTCAGCTGAAATTCTCCAAACTTACTGTATATTTCTGTACTACACTCTGGTTAACCTGTACTAGAGTAGACTCTAGAACAGAGAATAAGCTCATACTGTGGAATACTCTAATCTACTGttccaattttatttcttttttttttgtgcacacTGAAACAAGAATTAGATCACTGAAGGATTGACTGAGGTCAACAATTTGATTCAAGGCACTAGGGGCAGGTATTGTTCTTGTTACACCAATTAGTAAGGTTAGGCCTCACACTTGACTTCAGAGTTGCTGAAGTCATGCACGTTGCTCAAGCAAGTTTAATACTGTGTAAGGCAATATTACTTACAGGGATTCCTTGTAACTGTGGCTTATCTAGAAGATTGTGCAGCTCATTTCGAGAGGCTTCTATTTTTTCACGATCTGCAGCATCTACCATGtagctttaaaaagaatttaaggtTAGGTCAGTGAAACTGAATTACTTCAGAAACAGCAGTGTTTCCTTTACACTGTCAGTTTTGAGCACATTCAACACGGCTTTAAACAAAGCTAGGTCATCTGAGCAAAGAATTTggctctttaaaaaaattctttaagaaCAGAGTAGATGAAAGATTCTTTCAGTTAGACAGCACTGCCACCCAGTTCAGACAGGAAGTAGTTAGTACTCCAGATCAGACACTGATAAGAAAATAACCCATCTTGAGCCCTGAACTTAAGGGTAAAAGAAGGTCAATACAGTTGCAGTacagtttcaaaattaaaactagTACTACCGAGCCAAGCATGCACTGTTAGAAAGGCTACACAGAGAAGAGAAGCACATCTGAAGTTACGTACTAGCTGAAGGAAGACGACACTTACACAATAGCATTAACTCCTCTGCAATATCGCTCCCACATGCTTCGGAATCGTGGTTGCCCTCCTATATCCCAAATCTtaaggcaaggggaaaaagaCAGTTTAGCCATGCGCTATATTTAAACACATCACacaaaaataagagaagaaatcaaaacacagtttttccttcctccttagGCCAGCTGCAGGACCTCTCACATATTAGAAGAGAAATAATCCCTTGTACAGCTCCTCAAATCTTACAGGCCCAAGAGCATAAGATGCAAACTAGAGCATCTCACACCAGATGCAAGAACACACCTGTATACTATGTTTACATACTGCAgtatacaagaaaataaaacaagacatATTGACTTAAAACTTTGCTTTTGATGTAAGCCTTCCCTTAAGCAATACTGATGAGCAGAAGAGGAGGATCTCTGGGCCCTAAACATGTGAAAATTAATTCCAATTAAAGCCAAACAGCATTATAACAACATTGCTTTAACTAGTCCATGAACCCAGAAATCACACACAGATTCTCATTTAAGAAACTCCGTGAACATAAGCGTATTCTTAAGCTATTTGATAGGTTTAGCTGAGCCTCTTCAGTTTCCTATATTTGTCCCAATGGTGGaagcaaaacagagcaaacatacatattttaaactAGAAGCTGGAGACAACCTTGCAGAGACAGTCAACAATGGTAACATACCTTTATTGTAACATTACCCTTCGTAACTTTTCTCATGTTGAAGCCCACAGTAGGAATCATATCTTCACTGAATTgacctgactgaaaaaaaaaaagttaaatttagtGCTTATCTGACACAGCTAGTTTACATAGTAAAATATCATAAGCTTTTTCTAACCATTTGCCTTACAACTGAAGGCTTTATAGCCAAGAAGTCATAGATACCGTGTTCATGTGTACTGAAGCTTGTGTGAAGTCAGTCAAGTAATTTCTTACAAGCACTTAAATGATTTTTCAAGCCTTGAGGCAGTCAGGGGAGCAAAGTTACTTGGGGAGAAGTGCTTTGCATAGCTTAACAGATGGACAGCCAGGGCAAGCATAGGAAAAGAGCCGTTCACCTACTTCTGCTGAAGCCAAGCTCTGTACGTCAGGATCTCTTAGTTACCTGGAAGCTAGAAATATCCAGAAGATTTTCCTCTGATGCAAGCTACTCCATGGACAACATTTACAGTAATAAATCACTCTTGTGGAGTAAGCCTCCAACCCACAGGGATGGGTTAACTCCCTAAGGGGTTTTAAAAGGCTGGAAAGTGGAAGGACCTGACAGGCCTGCTTCCTGCTTGGCCACAGTGTCCAACTTGTTCAGAAGTGGAAGAGGCAATCAAAATGCAACTGGAGAGTATTTCAGCCCATTTCCACCAGAAGCTCAGCATCGCTTTGACATAACTGCTGCAAAACAGCGTTGCATTAGAGAGGTTCTCTGGTGGCAGATGTTTTACTATCTGTTACACTTTTATCTGCAACAGCTTGAGAGCCAAGTTCACAGCTATCTCCTGTAGCTAACCCAGGAGCCATAACAAGCGTTATCAACTGCAGCACAGATTTCTCCCATGCTCCCTCAGCTATTTGGCAGAAGGTGAATCTCAGCCACAGTGGTCATTATGTATCTCACTACATCCATTATGTGTAATAGAACCAGACAGTCAACCAGATCTGGAAAAAAGGTCGACTCAAATGCATTCCGTTGTTTAATTAGCATTTGATATCAtagcagcagaaagcctgctTCTCTTCCCTGATGTTGCACAGAGAAGCTAGCCGAAGTTGAAAGCCCTTTAGGATCTATGAAGCAGACGTCAACTCACCCTATAGAGTTAGGGCCCTACTGCTCACAAGCTGGAACTAGTAACTAATACTGACTGGACATGCTTTGAGTACAGGCTGTTCAGAGTTTGCAACCAGAAGATGATCAGATTCTAATACCAACACTTTGTCATTCACATCTATGCCTAGAAGCCTGCACTTCCTTCAGCTTGGTCCCCCTactcaccccccaaaaaaccctgtgAGCTTCCACTAGCAAACCAAAGATGCAAACTTCATACAATAAAAACTCCAGTACAATGCTGATAAACATTAGAAGCCAACTGAAAACATACAGATGATAGCAGTCTCATTTGTCCTTATTTGGCAAAGTCCTTCAGTTAAATGCCACATTGATCTTGCTGTTGACCTCCAAAAGAGAAACACATCCGGAGCCTGGATTTGAAGCCAGCAGTCCCCTGAACAGGTGGTGTTTTTTCACATTTAAGATCTGCTTTCCAGATGCATGGCTATACAGACTAACAGTCTtttaaaaggagtaaaaaaagTAACTAAGTCCTTGAATCCGAGGAATGCAACATTAAAAACGGTGATGACCTGAAAAATGGACAGCTTAAACCTCCTTAGGTAGGTGTTCTGCATTCTCATTTGAAAGAGGTTTCAACTGTTTGATATACACTTTTCTGTGTAGCTTAGTCTCATGCAACATTGTTTTAGAAACTACTCTAACCTTTCTGCTTACTTTGCAAGGTAGGTGCCCAACCTCAATGCCTGCTCATTACCTTCCCCTTCCTGTCCTGAAAGCCCAGTGCATGAGCTGTCCGTTTCAGCCAGTTTGATTACATGTAGCTCAGCAGCTGATGGTTAACCATGCTTTCCATGTCTGATGAAGTTTAGTTCAGGTCATAAAGCATGCACTGCCAATGTTGCCTTTGAAGGGTCAGCTTGCCACGGTTGCTCAAGAACCACTGCATTCCTGCCTCTACAGTCACACCCTACACCCACATCTTCTAACCAAACATCTCCCAAGCACTCCCTGAACCTCCGTCTCTTTGTGCTGTTTCATATTACCCCATGTGCTGTCAGCTATTCCCACTCAGATACTTCCAGATTCTTCACTCAAGAGCTGTTCCTATCTACAGTTCACGCGCTCTCACCGCCCCTTTAAGATACAGATTCCTTCAGATTGGAGCAGCACCTCATTTGCCACATGCTTAATGTTGAAGAAGTTACTGTGATGCACCACAAGGAAGCTTTAACAGAATCTTCATAAAACCTGCTGCACCTTGTATTACTTTCCAAGTACTTTCTATCCACACTACACATCCAGGTGGCATAAAAACTTGTTCCAACTTGCCTATAAACTACACTACAGAGTGGCTCAGTTACAACCTGAGTTACAGCTTTCTGCGCTCTGCTTTGTAGGTGAGACAAGCCCACGTTATCTGACATACTTTCCAAACTGTCACAAACAGAAGGGTAGCAGGTGCCTTCACTGAACTGCCTCCAAAACACAAGCATGCCCTTTCTCTCTAGAGGAAGTTTGGATTCTGAGATGAGGCAGGCACTTTATAGCTTTGAGAGGCACACCTGACCAGGTTTTGAGCATATTGATCAACTCAGATCTTAATTTGAAAGACCTTATTCTGACGCAAGTGTGGGTGTTCCTCCGTTCACAGTGTACCTACAAGGTGACTGCCAGTACCTTTCTTTAAGACAGGTCAAAAGTGGTTAAAATTATTGTAATGGATTTTGCTAGCAGGCACTGATCTCCTTTGATAGATTCTGCTATTGTATCCAACTGTCTTGGCCCAAAAAAGGGTTCTCTAAACCTAGAATTTAGAGGTCTTTTGTTTACTAcctctacagaggaaaaaagccagcaATTCAGCTGCATCTTAAGAGTATTCATATGCAAAAGCTACTTGCACAGCAGAACAAGAAGAATATGCTTTTATTAGTAGGCAGTTCTGTTTGAATCAGACTCCCCGCATCCCCCCTAGAGCAGATTACTCAGCCCTGTCACTGTGTATTCACAATACGATGCTTTCTCCTTCTAAAATAGGCAGCAGCTTTAAAACAAGTTTGATAagcatagaaatattttcaattcCCAATCCGAAAGTGCTCGGCTGTTGTCATACACAGTAAGCATTGCTCAAACACTCATCAAGAACAGCCAGAGTAGTTGCTTACAAATCTAGCAATAGCATCTGTTTTCAGCACTTGTGAATatttcagacagacagacagacactgtACTTCATCCAGGCCTCCCGGAAGATCAGCTTTGTGTACTAGAAGTGATTATGAATAAGCCATTAGCTCTGAGGTCATACAGACCATACAGCATTAATACAAACTGTTTGCTGAAGGTCACAAAACAAAAGTTAACTCTAGACCCTATGTGAAagataagaaagagagagagactaaaCACCAAATTTCAGAGACCACGTGCAGAAAGAACCTGCAGGACTAGTCTTAGTTTAAGAAATGCTCCCTTCTCCTGGAGAACCCAAGCACGTGATTTTAATGCAATATGAATCCATTTACCTGCCTGAGTACTTACACTGGATAAGGATTATTCAGAGGAGCAACACTCCTTCCAGACTGAACTAAGTCCCTGCTCTGTATTCCAGTACACCATTCATGCCGACACCTACCCGCATGAATCAGTTTGCGTTCAGCTCACCTTGTATCTAGCATTAGCACAACTCTTGCACAGACTAACATTTATGAATTGCACTCTCCATCTCACTACCAGATCCAAGTCTGGCCCACCTCTAACACACCAGCTAACACAAGCTTTGGTGTGCACTCCGAGACACCAACACGTATGCCGAAGAACGGCCACATCCACAAACACTGCTTTTTACCTGTAACTCTGGGTCTGCGCCCTCTCCCTCAGCCCACCACCAGGCCAGGGGCAGCTTTGCCAGCCAGCACCCGCAGAAGTCTTGCCTCAGGAACAAGCCAGCAGCATGCTAGTTACAGGTACAGTTCATTTCCCAGAGGGTCGGGCAAGTGTTTAACTTACTGTCACCTAACATTCCAGAAGCATACAAAGGATGCAAGTTTAGTCTTCTTTAATACTTAGTTAATATTAAAATAAGCTGCTTACTAAACCTACTATTTCCAGTTGtcttgagtcaaaaaaaaaaaccaaacacaaaataaaccacACACTGGCTACTTCATCTGCCCCTCCATAGCCATAAGCTATGGCCAGAAGACTGCCAACTTCCAGGGAGTTACACTTACCAGACTGTCAGCACCAAACCCTAAGTAGCTTGATCAAGTAATTGAGTGCAAGACTGGTACTCCTACTTCCTGTATCTTCCTTAAATATTCATTTCAATACATTAAAGGAACCATTAAAGGCAAAGAACTCAAACTGCAGCAGTAGAACCAGTGCTCCCTCTTGTTTCTTTCCAGCTACagcagtaactctcctgctggcACTGGAAAGCATGCTGCCTACAATGTTCCATCCTCATGGTCCTCAACCACCAATTCACAGCTACCAGATTTTGATTCCACAGCCTGCACAAGTAGATCAACAGAAAAGGTCAGGGCAGCACTTAGCGTGCATCTCATAAAGCTACCATGATTCATTACCATTAGAGGACAAATTTCTTCATATAGGCTTTGTTACTACATAACAAAGATTTGTTTATCTTTACTCCTAATACTTTTCATCCATATAGAAGAGATCACCAACAAGTTTAGCCAACTAGGAGACAACATCATCAGAGTATGGATTCCAGCCAGGCCACTCTGAATCCACCTGAACTAGCATACTACCTTAAGCCCTGCTGTTCATccctaaatttctttcttttcacactAAGAAAAACACTGCATCTCTCAattctcttcttaaaaaaataaaaaaaacagagtCATTTTAGCATTACATAAATCTACTGTTACACTAAGCCTCCTCTGCAACATTCATAGCCTCAACGAAGAAGTGCATCATACATGGACAAGTCAACTCTCCAGTCTCTGTAGCCTAGCTTCCTTCTTGAAATACTTCAGTATTGCAGCTGCTTGTTGTGACCACATTTAGAAGCTTGAACACTAGTTTAGAAGCTTCAACCCCTGTGATCTAACAGTCCCTTGAAAGGCTTTACAACAGCACTTCTATGAATGATTGCTACAGAAGGCAAAATAGCAGtatctgaccaaaaaaaaaatacatttttgtttcccCAACCCTGACTTCAATGGAATATTTAAAAAGACATGAGCTGCTTATCATGTAGCTACCACACAGCAGTGAAACAAGACGTAAAAAAGCATATTTCTATCTAGAAGTCAGTCATGTAAGAGCTTAGGACATTTCATGCCTCTGATAGTCATGAAAGCATCTTTCTCCAGGAGTCCTATATGGGAACTTAAGGCCATGATGGAAAAATTAGATTCCGATTTCAGTCACCTTTTTCAGACCATGTGGGGTACAGCAAGCAGGACCTCAAAGAAAGAGTATTAACTGGAGAATGAGACCTTATATTAGCTTTATTACCTAATAAAGTGAGGCAATCCATTTATGAGACTTTTGTGATTAAGAAACACTTATGTATCAACCTTCTCACTCAACTATGTGTATGAAGTGACAACATATGCTATTTATGAACTACCTGGGTGTTCCAGAAGGCactgaagcagcagaaaaactCTTTAGAGCAATCTTTTTCCACACTTCTCCAGTATGGCTTCTTGAAGTCAAAGTTACTTCTAACAGTCATGAGGATGGAAGGAAGTCACAGCTCCCAACTTGCCAAACTTATCTTTTGTTGAGAGGCATTTCAAGAATTGCCTCTCTCTAGAAACCAAGGCCTCATTCAAAGACTTGTCAGATATtccaaagttaaaaaacaaaccatacTAATGCATGCTTTGAcacaaatccaaaaaaaaaggatcttACTGATCATATCACCACAAACAGAACAAGTTGAGTTTAGCTCTTAAACCTGACAACTGTATCAGCAAAGTCTGaccccctcccaccctgcagtTCTCTTCTCCTGCTCACTGAGGATCAGGCTACCAAGCTTCAGTGTTCCAGTGCCGAACACCTGGATCAAGGATCAATCTACCGGTCTTCAAGCAAGACTTCACAATAGGAAACGCCGCTCTCCATGAAGTACTTTTCTGAAACTGAACAAGCGTCCCTTCATTCACCAGCATGCACTGCCTGCAGCCTGGAAGGAGAGTCAGTTTACTTGAGTCATGTTTCAGTTGCGTCACAtggctgtggagctgggctgCCTCTCGAACCTCCCCACACCAGCGTGGCTGGGACTCCCAGCTTTGACAACAAGTCTGATGAAAGCCTATTAACAGACACTAGCTGCAGAGATGCAAATGACAGAAGATACTGCAGTCTCCAGTGAATAATGGTCATTTCAAGCCCTCAGATAAGAAGCTAACAATTCAAGATGCGATACTGGGATGACATGCAGTTTCTCTGAATAAGAGCCATAGGCCATCTACATTATGGAAATTAGGACCAGGAAGAAATGATATCCTCCCTTGTGAGCAAGTTTAATCACGCATACGGAAAACCTATCCTTAATATCTAATTAGAGACAGTGACTAATACAGAGCCTTCGCAAAGCAGAAGCTGCATTAGTTGTATCCAGCTATAACTACATTTCACTGCTAAGGTTGTTTTTTAAACCTTCTAGTCTAACTTTGGTCTGATTTACAAACTAAGCACTTGTTTACAGTGGAAGAATAAATATAGCCCAAACCAGCTAGCAACCTAGAAAAAGATTATTCTGGAACTGGACTGCCTGCCTTTCATGGCCTTTCCACTTCAGTGTCAGCATCAAGCCTCCTGTGTAATTGGCTTGAGTTTTTCCTTTAGTTACATAGGCCTGATTTGATTGGCATAGATTACATTAGAGATTTATATTAGATTAAACTCACTGTTGTCAAAAGACTGGCAACAGCCCTTCGGTAGGCAGAATGCAACCTTATAAGCTATACCAAGTTCCTGGTATGTAATCCAGCTTTTAAAACTATTCTATAGGACTAGAATCTTGCTGTGTCATtcctttcattttagttttatgGAATCCCAATGCTTGACAGCTACATCCATCCAAACCATTAACCGGCCTGCAGAGAGCAGTTATTCTTTTCCAGCACTAATTTCCAAATGCATACTCTGAATTAAAGTCAGTCAATGAAGGAACTAACAGGAAGTTAGCTCTTCATGCCATGGATAACACTGCTCCTTCCGTAGAAAGCAATATTGTGCTGACAACTGAAGCTCATGCTATTATCTTTTTAAAACCAATAATAGAAAACCGAGCAAGTTCCCTCACACTGTTTTTTGTAAAGAGTCACTAGATTCCCTAATTAAAAACTTCAGAAGTGTGACTTGCTACTTCCAAACCTAAAACAGCTAACTAGGCTGTGTCATTATGTATAACAGCTTCCTTATTTCACTCAGTTTTGCAAGGCTATTTGAATGACACTCAGATAAATGTCAGGGTGTGCTCCTAATGTGCGGCTGAAATCTTGCAAGATTCAACCCCTAGCAAAGCAAGCTGGATGCAGAAGTAAGCTTTACTTAGGAGTACTTTTACTATTTGACACAACTTAGATGGACTAAACTGACACGCAACTACTACAACAATGCTCTACTGCTCCACATATCTGCAGTACGGTTCCACGGGTAAATCCTCGAAGGAGCCATGCTGCTGGTAGTATACAGACAGAATGGCAAAGTGATACTCTGTCAAGTGCCATCACCATCCAGGACtctagaagacaaaaaaacctgtAGAGTAACCTCAGTGCCCAAAGTTGCATGAACACACCAATCAGTATCAGCTCAGCAGCCACAGATTGAGGTTGTCCAATAATTACAGAGTTCTGTTTTTAGAAATTCAAGCCCAGAGGTAGTGGCAGCCACCACTGTGtgtgaaagaaaatgcttctgacgTTCTCGGGTTAGTCCAGCAGCTTTCACCCAACACAGCTAGGCAGAGGAAGAGTTACCTTTTATGAAGGCAGACCCATTTCACATGATTATCATGAAGCCCAGCGAACTCTAACATCCTCAACTACACAAGAGCTTGGTTATATTTTGACACTAGCCAGTGTAACAAGGATTACATATAAC is drawn from Chroicocephalus ridibundus chromosome 10, bChrRid1.1, whole genome shotgun sequence and contains these coding sequences:
- the ARL8B gene encoding ADP-ribosylation factor-like protein 8B, whose translation is MLALLSRLLDWFRSLFWKEEMELTLVGLQYSGKTTFVNVIASGQFSEDMIPTVGFNMRKVTKGNVTIKIWDIGGQPRFRSMWERYCRGVNAIVYMVDAADREKIEASRNELHNLLDKPQLQGIPVLVLGNKRDLPNALDEKQLIEKMNLAAIQDREICCYSISCKEKDNIDITLQWLIQHSKSRRS